In Alligator mississippiensis isolate rAllMis1 chromosome 10, rAllMis1, whole genome shotgun sequence, one DNA window encodes the following:
- the GNB1L gene encoding guanine nucleotide-binding protein subunit beta-like protein 1 isoform X3 — translation MTKQLVERKMMTAFMSSPGFSVCSLFECSYFWMIAAMALPPPDPEFVLRGTAAPVHTLHFSCRGQEPEFPILFSGSANGLVQIWNLKTHRVDKTMDGHGGKSVYWVETIHGRDGLLSQGRDQKICLWDLAEGRNVVTDSISVDSVGFCRCSLLKVAQDRWLIAMPANDPDEVQVLELPSKTSVCTLKPEAGAKLGMPMCLKLWQVHKTHELINSGISDVTIRQDRKILATAGWDYRIRIFGWKKVKPLAVLDYHTATVHCVAFSDHSRPSERLLAAGSNDQRISIWSLYNRT, via the exons ATGACTAAACAGCTTGTTGAAAGAAAAATGATGACAGCTTTCATGAGTTCCCCTGGCTTTTCAGTCTGCTCACTTTTTGAATGCAG ttatttctgGATGATTGCTGCTATGGCTCTTCCGCCTCCTGATCCAGAGTTTGTATTGCGAGGAACTGCAGCTCCAGTCCACACTCTACACTTTTCCTGCAGAGGCCAAGAACCTGAGTTTCCTATTCTCTTCTCTGG GTCTGCCAATGGTCTGGTCCAGATCTGGAACCTGAAAACACATAGGGTGGACAAGACAATGGATGGTCATGGAGGAAAATCTGTATACTGGGTGGAGACGATACATGGCAGAGATGGGCTCCTCAG CCAGGGTCGTGATCAGAAGATCTGCCTCTGGGATTTGGCAGAAGGAAGGAACGTGGTGACAGATTCCATTTCTGTGGATAGTGTGGGATTCTGCAGATGCTCGCTGCTGAAGGTGGCGCAGGACCGTTGGCTAATAGCCATGCCAGCAAATGACCCAGATGAG GTTCAGGTTTTGGAGCTTCCATCCAAGACATCAGTCTGTACCTTGAAGCCAGAGGCAGGTGCCAAACTGGGCATGCCCATGTGTCTGAAGCTATGGCAG GTTCACAAAACACATGAACTCATCAATTCTGGGATCTCTGATGTTACCATCCGTCAGGACAGGAAGATACTGGCAACGGCAGGGTGGGATTATCGCATCAGGATCTTTGGCTGGAAGAAAGTGAAACCACTGGCAGTGCTGGACTACCATACTGCAACCGTCCACTGTGTGGCCTTCTCAGATCACAGCAGGCCTAGTGAAAGACTTCTGGCAGCTGGCTCCAACGACCAGCGCATTAGTATCTGGTCACTGTACAATCGAACATGA
- the GNB1L gene encoding guanine nucleotide-binding protein subunit beta-like protein 1 isoform X1, whose translation MTKQLVERKMMTAFMSSPGFSVCSLFECSYFWMIAAMALPPPDPEFVLRGTAAPVHTLHFSCRGQEPEFPILFSGSANGLVQIWNLKTHRVDKTMDGHGGKSVYWVETIHGRDGLLSQGRDQKICLWDLAEGRNVVTDSISVDSVGFCRCSLLKVAQDRWLIAMPANDPDEVQVLELPSKTSVCTLKPEAGAKLGMPMCLKLWQPGFGACPFLMAGYEDGSVILWNLSMGKMLSRLACHQEPVMSLDFDSEKAKGVSGSSEKVLSVWSLDEQQNLKVHKTHELINSGISDVTIRQDRKILATAGWDYRIRIFGWKKVKPLAVLDYHTATVHCVAFSDHSRPSERLLAAGSNDQRISIWSLYNRT comes from the exons ATGACTAAACAGCTTGTTGAAAGAAAAATGATGACAGCTTTCATGAGTTCCCCTGGCTTTTCAGTCTGCTCACTTTTTGAATGCAG ttatttctgGATGATTGCTGCTATGGCTCTTCCGCCTCCTGATCCAGAGTTTGTATTGCGAGGAACTGCAGCTCCAGTCCACACTCTACACTTTTCCTGCAGAGGCCAAGAACCTGAGTTTCCTATTCTCTTCTCTGG GTCTGCCAATGGTCTGGTCCAGATCTGGAACCTGAAAACACATAGGGTGGACAAGACAATGGATGGTCATGGAGGAAAATCTGTATACTGGGTGGAGACGATACATGGCAGAGATGGGCTCCTCAG CCAGGGTCGTGATCAGAAGATCTGCCTCTGGGATTTGGCAGAAGGAAGGAACGTGGTGACAGATTCCATTTCTGTGGATAGTGTGGGATTCTGCAGATGCTCGCTGCTGAAGGTGGCGCAGGACCGTTGGCTAATAGCCATGCCAGCAAATGACCCAGATGAG GTTCAGGTTTTGGAGCTTCCATCCAAGACATCAGTCTGTACCTTGAAGCCAGAGGCAGGTGCCAAACTGGGCATGCCCATGTGTCTGAAGCTATGGCAG CCTGGCTTTGGGGCATGTCCTTTCCTTATGGCTGGCTATGAGGATGGATCCGTGATCCTATGGAATTTATCAATGGGAAAAATGTTGAGTCGGCTTGCTTGCCACCAGGAGCCAGTGATGAGCCTTGACTTTGACTCGGAGAAGGCCAAGGGGGTCTCGGGTTCATCTGAGAAGGTGCTTAGCGTCTGGAGCCTCGATGAACAGCAGAACTTAAAG GTTCACAAAACACATGAACTCATCAATTCTGGGATCTCTGATGTTACCATCCGTCAGGACAGGAAGATACTGGCAACGGCAGGGTGGGATTATCGCATCAGGATCTTTGGCTGGAAGAAAGTGAAACCACTGGCAGTGCTGGACTACCATACTGCAACCGTCCACTGTGTGGCCTTCTCAGATCACAGCAGGCCTAGTGAAAGACTTCTGGCAGCTGGCTCCAACGACCAGCGCATTAGTATCTGGTCACTGTACAATCGAACATGA
- the GNB1L gene encoding guanine nucleotide-binding protein subunit beta-like protein 1 isoform X2, which produces MIAAMALPPPDPEFVLRGTAAPVHTLHFSCRGQEPEFPILFSGSANGLVQIWNLKTHRVDKTMDGHGGKSVYWVETIHGRDGLLSQGRDQKICLWDLAEGRNVVTDSISVDSVGFCRCSLLKVAQDRWLIAMPANDPDEVQVLELPSKTSVCTLKPEAGAKLGMPMCLKLWQPGFGACPFLMAGYEDGSVILWNLSMGKMLSRLACHQEPVMSLDFDSEKAKGVSGSSEKVLSVWSLDEQQNLKVHKTHELINSGISDVTIRQDRKILATAGWDYRIRIFGWKKVKPLAVLDYHTATVHCVAFSDHSRPSERLLAAGSNDQRISIWSLYNRT; this is translated from the exons ATGATTGCTGCTATGGCTCTTCCGCCTCCTGATCCAGAGTTTGTATTGCGAGGAACTGCAGCTCCAGTCCACACTCTACACTTTTCCTGCAGAGGCCAAGAACCTGAGTTTCCTATTCTCTTCTCTGG GTCTGCCAATGGTCTGGTCCAGATCTGGAACCTGAAAACACATAGGGTGGACAAGACAATGGATGGTCATGGAGGAAAATCTGTATACTGGGTGGAGACGATACATGGCAGAGATGGGCTCCTCAG CCAGGGTCGTGATCAGAAGATCTGCCTCTGGGATTTGGCAGAAGGAAGGAACGTGGTGACAGATTCCATTTCTGTGGATAGTGTGGGATTCTGCAGATGCTCGCTGCTGAAGGTGGCGCAGGACCGTTGGCTAATAGCCATGCCAGCAAATGACCCAGATGAG GTTCAGGTTTTGGAGCTTCCATCCAAGACATCAGTCTGTACCTTGAAGCCAGAGGCAGGTGCCAAACTGGGCATGCCCATGTGTCTGAAGCTATGGCAG CCTGGCTTTGGGGCATGTCCTTTCCTTATGGCTGGCTATGAGGATGGATCCGTGATCCTATGGAATTTATCAATGGGAAAAATGTTGAGTCGGCTTGCTTGCCACCAGGAGCCAGTGATGAGCCTTGACTTTGACTCGGAGAAGGCCAAGGGGGTCTCGGGTTCATCTGAGAAGGTGCTTAGCGTCTGGAGCCTCGATGAACAGCAGAACTTAAAG GTTCACAAAACACATGAACTCATCAATTCTGGGATCTCTGATGTTACCATCCGTCAGGACAGGAAGATACTGGCAACGGCAGGGTGGGATTATCGCATCAGGATCTTTGGCTGGAAGAAAGTGAAACCACTGGCAGTGCTGGACTACCATACTGCAACCGTCCACTGTGTGGCCTTCTCAGATCACAGCAGGCCTAGTGAAAGACTTCTGGCAGCTGGCTCCAACGACCAGCGCATTAGTATCTGGTCACTGTACAATCGAACATGA